CGCTTCCAATAGGCCAAGGTCACGTAACATATCATGAATGCGTATACTCTTAACCCGCCCAAAAGCCACGCTTCTTTGGACAACCTGGATCATGCACCTTTGGACCAACTGATCCAACCAATCCCTAGCTGTTTCTTCCATTGTCCTCGTCTGCTTTTGGGGTACGAAACCTTCGGCGACCCAcaatctaactaattttgaaGCAGAGATAGTGTGGTCCTCTGGAAACGCAGCGATGTACAGAAAACATGGTTTTAACAGATATGGCAAGTCATTGTAACTTAAACCCAATATTTTCAAGCACTCCTGCCCATCTCCACTATCTTCCCAATTCATGCTCTGAGCTACGCTACACCATGCATCATAGTTACGACGTTTCCCTAACAGAAGGCCCCCTAATACCACAAGTGCAAGAGGAAGTCCACCACACCTCTTTGCAAGCTTCGGGGCCAATTCCTCCAACTCGGTTGGGACTACTTGATGTGGTGGGAATGCCTTCCTAAGAAAGAGTTCCAAACTCTCTGTTTCGTTCAAAAGGTGCAGTTCATGTAGAGGAAAGAATGACTCAGCACGGTTTGCAACTTCCATCTCACGGGTAGTGAGCAGTATTCTGCTACCGCTGTTTTCATCAGGAAAGAATGGCCGCATTTCTCTCGAGACATCAGCCCTCCACACATCATCCATCACGACCAAATACTTTTTGTGTCTTAGGAAATCACGGAGCATCTCTCTTACTTCTTGTTCACCCATCTGCTCCAAGTCTTCGACGGTAATTCCTGTGgttgtttctttcttctttttgattcccaTCACCTTTTTCATGATGTCCTTCACCAGTTCAATAACTCGGTAGCTCTGAGAAACTGAAACCCAGCCAAAGGTGTCAAAATGTTGCCTAATTGCAGGGTCATTATACACTTTTCTTGCCAGGGTGGTCTTGCCTAGCCCTCCCATACCCACTATAGAAATCACACATCGTGTTTTCACATTCTGATCAAGCAATTGACTCACTAATTGTTTGATATCATTCTCAAAGCCTATAACAATGTCATCATCATAAGAGTCAGGAGAGGATTGTCTGAGTGATTGCGAACTTTCATCCGTTGCACTACTTTCACCTAGATTTATATTAGCAATGCCATATCTATCTTTGTTCTCAGAAATACTCTGGATTTTGACCTTTATTTGCTCAATTCTAGAACTAATTTTATGGAGGGTGACCAATTCACAAAGTCTGTGTAAGTACCTTAAAATGAAGCCCATGCAGCCTCTCCTAATTTGGTGTCGCCTCTCGCGCATGTACTTGATGGTGTCTATGACGTCCTCCATTTCATAGGCTACGCCTCTCATCGCACTTATCCAGTTCTCCATCGTCGCATCCCCTTTCTTCCTTCTGGAGTCTGCATCTTTAAGGAAGCCTTGCAATAGCTGAAGTTGTGTTTTCACCCAATCGATCT
Above is a genomic segment from Elaeis guineensis isolate ETL-2024a chromosome 1, EG11, whole genome shotgun sequence containing:
- the LOC105040064 gene encoding LOW QUALITY PROTEIN: putative disease resistance protein At1g50180 (The sequence of the model RefSeq protein was modified relative to this genomic sequence to represent the inferred CDS: inserted 1 base in 1 codon); the encoded protein is MFIAHRQKLLSKTLFLLGRVREGEMAESLVSTVVSRLANLLIDEAVSLAGVRDEIDWVKTQLQLLQGFLKDADSRRKKGDATMENWISAMRGVAYEMEDVIDTIKYMRERRHQIRRGCMGFILRYLHRLCELVTLHKISSRIEQIKVKIQSISENKDRYGIANINLGESSATDESSQSLRQSSPDSYDDDIVIGFENDIKQLVSQLLDQNVKTRCVISIVGMGGLGKTTLARKVYNDPAIRQHFDTFGWVSVSQSYRVIELVKDIMKKVMGIKKKKETTTGITVEDLEQMGEQEVREMLRDFLRHKKYLVVMDDVWRADVSREMRPFFPDENSGSRILLTTREMEVANRAESFFPLHELHLLNETESLELFLRKAFPPHQVVPTELEELAPKLAKRCGGLPLALVVLGGLLLGKRRNYDAWCSVAQSMNWEDSGDGQECLKILGLSYNDLPYLLKPCFLYIAAFPEDHTISASKLVRLWVAEGFVPQKQTRTMEETARDWLDQLVQRCMIQVVQRSVAFGRVKSIRIHDMLRDLGLLEAKKDGFLQVCGSDYMAISDGISSYRVAFHNRIDDEIANSSPHLRTLLGFRLVLNDSTAAGRFLNGLNLLRVLDLEDATDLKELPXEIGNMIHLRYLGLRNTGLKRLPSSIGHLLNLQTLDVRKTQISCFPKSFWKIRTLRHVYLNVRGILNAPKIGDHKNLQTLKITWIHVDIDVRTFIESLEKALEKMDSLVSYSLILPGDIFFAHARHLQKLRSLHLGGLFDQQQLSDSTQFPPNLTKVILYNSRLEQDPMPVLEKLPNLRLLTLEWYAYVGKSMSSSAGGFPRLQHLKFFELKHLEEWGVEVGAMPRLSRLTIVGCYRLKMLPEGLQHVTTLRELRLDSMPPEFNERVRNEDGYKVRHIPSIIFK